A single Cryomorphaceae bacterium DNA region contains:
- a CDS encoding c-type cytochrome gives MKKYVLFIGLLSLVTACGPDEPDNPGEGPEENPEYVFDVPNYFPPLNQPADNIATVRGVELGRYLFFETQLSADNSMSCANCHLQSSGFSDPNATSIGIDGIAGTRNAMAIINLAYRVNGLFWDGRSPTLEIQAEEPVPNPIEMHQEWPDALDKLRADAIYPPFFEDVFGDTAITVDRVTKAIAQFERTLISGNSKFDKFLRGEVQLSPEEIRGFDTFENETSDCFHCHGAYATAFQFTDNAFHNNGLDSVWPPVDKGRFEITANPADMGLFMTPTLRNIELTGPYMHDGRFETLEEVIEFYNMGGHPSPTIDPNMKAAGVGRNWTPQQKADLIAFLKTLTDPDFIDNPDHSNPHE, from the coding sequence ATGAAGAAGTACGTTTTATTCATAGGGCTCTTAAGTCTCGTGACCGCTTGTGGTCCGGATGAGCCGGATAATCCTGGGGAAGGGCCAGAGGAGAATCCGGAATACGTATTTGACGTACCCAATTATTTTCCACCGCTGAATCAACCGGCGGACAATATTGCCACCGTCCGCGGCGTCGAATTAGGGCGCTACCTCTTCTTTGAAACTCAATTGAGTGCGGACAACTCCATGAGTTGCGCGAATTGTCACCTTCAGTCTTCTGGTTTTTCAGATCCGAACGCCACATCCATTGGGATTGATGGGATTGCTGGAACCCGGAACGCCATGGCCATCATCAACTTGGCTTACCGCGTAAATGGACTGTTTTGGGATGGTAGATCTCCAACACTGGAGATTCAGGCCGAGGAACCCGTACCCAATCCGATCGAGATGCATCAAGAGTGGCCGGATGCTTTGGACAAGCTTCGGGCGGATGCTATTTATCCTCCCTTCTTCGAGGACGTATTTGGTGATACGGCCATCACCGTGGATCGGGTGACCAAGGCCATTGCCCAGTTTGAGCGAACCCTTATCAGCGGGAACAGCAAATTTGACAAGTTCTTGCGTGGAGAGGTTCAACTTTCACCAGAAGAAATTCGCGGGTTCGATACCTTCGAGAACGAGACGTCTGACTGTTTTCACTGCCACGGTGCTTATGCCACGGCGTTCCAGTTTACGGATAACGCTTTCCACAACAACGGATTGGACAGTGTTTGGCCACCGGTGGATAAAGGTCGATTTGAAATCACGGCCAATCCTGCCGACATGGGTTTATTCATGACGCCTACCCTGCGTAACATAGAACTCACCGGGCCGTATATGCACGACGGCCGTTTCGAGACATTAGAAGAGGTAATCGAATTTTACAATATGGGAGGGCATCCTTCACCTACCATTGATCCGAATATGAAGGCGGCTGGCGTTGGGCGAAACTGGACTCCACAACAGAAAGCAGATTTGATTGCCTTCTTGAAAACGCTTACTGATCCGGACTTTATCGATAATCCGGACCACAGCAACCCACACGAATAA
- a CDS encoding LPP20 family lipoprotein, whose protein sequence is MKRIVSYSIIGAVLLSAASLTSCKSKKLEAPKGEVEIAVPCSGEDFWSAEGVFRANAVGESKDQMVSKKKAMSNARADLASSINTTIKGTIDNYVNSREFNNQEDVEERFEGLTREVINQELAGVQTICEKMFTTEDGTYKTYIAIEMTGESLLAAMNATLSQDERLRIDYDYEKFKEEFNKEMDKLEGGN, encoded by the coding sequence ATGAAACGTATTGTATCCTATAGCATTATCGGGGCGGTGTTACTAAGCGCCGCTTCATTGACCTCCTGTAAGAGTAAAAAACTTGAAGCGCCTAAAGGCGAAGTAGAAATCGCGGTTCCATGTAGTGGAGAAGATTTCTGGTCAGCCGAGGGAGTTTTCCGAGCGAACGCAGTAGGTGAATCCAAAGATCAGATGGTCTCCAAGAAGAAAGCGATGAGCAATGCTCGTGCGGACTTGGCCAGCTCGATCAACACGACCATCAAAGGAACCATTGACAACTACGTCAACTCCCGCGAATTCAACAACCAAGAAGACGTTGAAGAACGTTTCGAAGGATTGACTCGCGAAGTGATCAACCAAGAGCTCGCTGGTGTTCAGACCATCTGTGAGAAGATGTTCACTACGGAAGATGGTACGTACAAGACTTATATCGCAATTGAAATGACCGGTGAAAGCCTCTTGGCGGCGATGAACGCCACGCTAAGTCAAGACGAGCGCTTGCGTATCGACTACGACTACGAGAAGTTCAAAGAGGAATTCAACAAGGAAATGGATAAGCTTGAAGGAGGCAACTAA
- a CDS encoding NAD-dependent epimerase/dehydratase family protein, translated as MKILITGGTGYLGYGLTRELLRTNKDIEEIVIYDNLSSRRYDFFTGEPMDKSKVRFMQGDILDGRKLEKALEGVDWVYHLAAKVTTPFADRESHFYDQINHWGSAQLAQSIERSPVKGLVYLSSASVYGDGAEQVDEGYEPHPNSFYGISKFEGERQVERLQNTELFIIRSANIYGYNPAFRIDAVVNRFMFEAHFNGKITIHGSGEQNRSFIHIDKAVHVLARLPEGNAEPGTYNLGEHNLSILDVADAIQAVYPEMEMMNVTHVMKMKNQSIELPVKLSRSIPWPEKELHQELTEFKEAFAF; from the coding sequence ATGAAAATCTTAATTACCGGTGGAACCGGCTATCTGGGCTACGGGCTCACTCGTGAACTTCTTCGGACGAATAAAGACATCGAGGAAATTGTGATCTACGACAACTTGTCTAGCCGTCGATACGACTTCTTTACCGGTGAGCCTATGGACAAGAGCAAGGTGCGCTTCATGCAAGGAGACATCCTCGACGGTCGTAAACTGGAGAAGGCCCTTGAGGGAGTTGACTGGGTATATCACTTGGCTGCAAAGGTGACCACGCCTTTCGCTGACCGAGAATCTCATTTCTACGACCAAATTAACCATTGGGGTTCGGCTCAACTGGCCCAGAGCATTGAACGAAGTCCGGTAAAAGGACTGGTTTATTTGAGCAGTGCCTCCGTCTACGGCGATGGTGCAGAACAAGTCGATGAAGGGTATGAACCTCATCCAAACTCCTTCTACGGCATCAGCAAATTTGAGGGTGAGCGCCAAGTCGAGCGCCTTCAGAACACCGAGCTGTTCATCATTCGATCTGCCAATATTTACGGATATAATCCCGCTTTTCGGATCGACGCCGTGGTGAACCGGTTTATGTTCGAAGCTCACTTTAACGGTAAGATCACCATCCATGGTTCGGGTGAGCAGAACAGAAGCTTTATTCACATCGATAAGGCTGTGCACGTTCTAGCGCGTCTTCCCGAAGGAAATGCTGAGCCTGGAACGTATAATCTAGGAGAGCACAACCTGAGTATTTTGGACGTTGCCGATGCTATTCAGGCCGTATATCCCGAGATGGAAATGATGAACGTGACGCACGTAATGAAAATGAAAAACCAGAGTATCGAATTGCCCGTAAAACTGAGCCGTTCGATACCCTGGCCTGAAAAGGAGCTCCATCAGGAGTTGACAGAATTTAAGGAGGCTTTTGCTTTTTAA
- a CDS encoding phosphoadenylyl-sulfate reductase: MDLITPEVDRFAKTLDRYKQEGKRVFASSSFQSHSIPMLHLISTLQPDIPVYFLDTGYHFPETYAFRDEIAELLGLRIEVVSSPIEKVKQKDEHGHLLFSSDPDHCCFLNKTLPMEPVLREYDVWISGVRRDQSSVRKNFDYEQPGKHGTTRCHPMLEWNSKMIWEYRKEHQLPTHPLEEQGFLSIGCAPCTRKFDLSGDTDRQGRWAGMKKSECGLHTDLAKA; encoded by the coding sequence ATGGATCTTATCACCCCAGAGGTCGATCGGTTTGCCAAAACCCTTGACCGATACAAACAAGAAGGCAAACGAGTCTTTGCCAGTTCCAGCTTTCAGTCGCACAGCATCCCCATGTTGCACCTCATTTCGACTTTGCAGCCGGACATCCCTGTGTACTTTCTGGACACGGGCTATCACTTCCCGGAAACCTATGCTTTTCGAGATGAAATCGCGGAACTCCTTGGGCTTCGAATCGAAGTTGTGAGCTCTCCCATTGAAAAAGTAAAGCAAAAGGACGAACACGGTCATTTACTGTTTTCCAGCGATCCGGACCATTGCTGTTTCTTGAACAAGACCCTCCCGATGGAGCCTGTTCTAAGGGAATATGATGTTTGGATTTCAGGTGTTCGTCGGGATCAGAGTTCTGTGCGCAAGAACTTCGACTATGAACAACCGGGTAAGCACGGCACCACGCGTTGTCATCCCATGTTGGAGTGGAACAGCAAAATGATTTGGGAGTACCGAAAGGAGCATCAACTGCCCACCCACCCATTAGAGGAGCAAGGATTCTTGAGCATCGGCTGTGCCCCATGTACCCGAAAATTTGATTTGAGCGGCGATACGGATCGTCAGGGGCGATGGGCCGGAATGAAAAAAAGTGAATGCGGACTTCATACTGATCTCGCGAAAGCATGA
- a CDS encoding LPP20 family lipoprotein: MSAWRYILIMAVLATSLGACSSAQKTVQTPKEKAPTWIGQRPSNPDYYIGLGRSSKSLNPLDYNAVAKQNALEDLAGEISVNVNANSVLSQTEDPSGYAESYRSQIRTRTDIELEGFEVYDTWEDNERYYVLYRLSKRDWAAAQEAKKRKAVAQSKDWYGKALRADEEHRAVEALTYYVKALESIEAYLGEPLEEFDDQGQKHFYGNEVYFRLAETLQGLNVASEVSKRTMKQGTLQENESLDFILVNESDIPQSGLPVLIKYSEQLSRGTVFTSGESGQVTYPVPVIRTNERTQYIRARFDSERWQQQVTDNRLVRDVLEGLVKKVKETVVELEVLAPTFRVASLESNLGTPLSTPMLASAVRSVLLENGFASDTTNPDYSIHIESDTDSSGVSRNMATCYLRGQMIIKRGVEEIYRTSFHEIKGVQLNYQNAGMAAYREGVDWLTYEVLPLWVDRVRPTR; this comes from the coding sequence ATGAGCGCCTGGAGATACATATTGATAATGGCGGTATTGGCCACCTCACTTGGCGCCTGTAGCAGTGCCCAGAAGACGGTGCAAACGCCCAAGGAAAAGGCGCCCACTTGGATTGGCCAACGCCCTTCAAATCCGGACTATTACATCGGTTTAGGGAGATCCTCTAAATCCCTGAACCCACTGGACTACAACGCCGTGGCTAAGCAAAATGCCCTCGAAGACCTGGCGGGAGAAATCTCGGTCAATGTCAACGCCAATAGCGTTTTGAGCCAGACCGAAGACCCATCCGGGTACGCGGAATCGTACCGTAGTCAAATTCGCACGCGGACGGATATCGAACTCGAAGGCTTCGAGGTCTATGACACCTGGGAAGACAACGAGCGCTACTATGTCCTCTATCGATTGAGTAAAAGGGATTGGGCGGCAGCGCAGGAAGCCAAGAAACGCAAGGCAGTGGCGCAGTCCAAAGACTGGTACGGAAAAGCCCTACGGGCCGATGAAGAGCATCGCGCCGTGGAGGCGCTCACCTACTATGTAAAAGCATTGGAGTCCATTGAAGCCTATCTGGGCGAACCCTTGGAAGAATTCGACGATCAAGGTCAAAAGCACTTTTACGGGAACGAAGTCTATTTCCGACTAGCGGAAACCCTCCAAGGCCTGAACGTGGCATCCGAGGTCTCCAAGAGAACGATGAAACAGGGTACCCTTCAAGAGAATGAGTCCTTGGATTTCATTCTGGTCAACGAATCCGACATTCCGCAAAGTGGCCTTCCCGTATTGATCAAGTATTCCGAGCAACTGAGTCGTGGGACGGTTTTCACTAGTGGCGAGAGTGGTCAGGTGACCTATCCGGTTCCCGTCATTCGGACCAATGAGCGGACTCAGTACATCCGGGCTCGATTTGACAGCGAACGCTGGCAACAACAAGTAACCGATAACCGACTGGTACGTGACGTGCTCGAAGGATTGGTAAAAAAAGTCAAAGAAACGGTCGTCGAACTTGAAGTCCTCGCCCCTACTTTCAGGGTGGCCAGTTTGGAAAGTAATCTGGGCACTCCCCTTTCTACGCCCATGCTCGCTTCCGCCGTTCGTTCGGTTTTATTGGAAAATGGGTTTGCCTCGGACACAACCAATCCAGACTACAGCATTCACATCGAAAGTGATACGGACTCTTCTGGTGTTTCGCGCAATATGGCCACTTGCTACTTGCGTGGGCAGATGATCATCAAGCGCGGTGTGGAAGAAATCTACCGTACCTCTTTTCACGAGATCAAAGGAGTGCAATTGAACTATCAAAATGCAGGCATGGCGGCCTACCGTGAAGGAGTTGACTGGTTGACTTACGAAGTCCTTCCGCTGTGGGTCGATCGTGTTAGACCAACCCGATGA
- a CDS encoding geranylgeranyl reductase family protein — MIYDILISGGGPAGAAAAIGLKGSGLNVILVDKSTFPRDKICGDALSPDVWNQLLQLNLPLENLKEFTHKVPSYGAKVSSPSGETVEFEFPETKTGLAPGYISERIAFDEYMWRHACSSPNVESREGVAVKSASRKGSYWQVDTDHGSVNAKVLFIADGAQSSLAKSIGGASVERSHYCAGLRQYWKGVSGFHEKGFIELHFVDSVNPGYFWMFPLPNGHANVGIGMLSSKVAEKSVNLKKEMENIIQNHPDFRDRFKNAEPLENVKGWGLPIGSKKRKISGDHFLLLGDAASVIDPATGEGIGNAIRTGRVAAELLPDLIKKDKTQAGDLKAYDEEVYRRMWSELKWSRTLQKLLHYPWLINFVVRKSARNESVRRLVSGSLSEMDKRKNIYNPLFYLRILLN; from the coding sequence ATGATTTATGATATTCTAATCTCCGGTGGTGGCCCTGCCGGAGCGGCTGCTGCGATCGGACTAAAAGGCTCAGGGTTAAATGTAATTTTAGTCGACAAGAGTACATTCCCAAGAGATAAGATATGCGGTGATGCTTTGAGTCCTGATGTTTGGAACCAACTTTTACAGTTGAATTTACCTCTGGAAAACCTTAAAGAATTTACCCATAAGGTGCCATCTTACGGAGCCAAAGTGAGCAGCCCTTCTGGGGAAACTGTAGAGTTTGAGTTTCCAGAAACCAAGACCGGTTTGGCTCCAGGTTATATATCTGAACGAATAGCCTTTGATGAATATATGTGGAGGCACGCATGTTCCTCACCAAATGTTGAATCTCGTGAGGGAGTAGCCGTAAAAAGTGCTTCAAGGAAAGGCTCATATTGGCAAGTTGATACGGATCACGGTAGCGTTAATGCCAAAGTCTTGTTTATCGCTGACGGAGCGCAGAGTAGTCTGGCCAAATCGATTGGAGGTGCATCAGTTGAACGCAGTCATTACTGTGCAGGTTTAAGACAGTACTGGAAAGGAGTTAGTGGATTTCACGAAAAAGGATTCATCGAGCTACACTTCGTCGATTCTGTAAATCCTGGATACTTCTGGATGTTTCCACTTCCCAATGGTCATGCGAATGTGGGGATTGGCATGCTTTCGAGTAAGGTTGCTGAGAAATCGGTCAATCTTAAAAAAGAAATGGAGAACATCATTCAAAATCATCCTGACTTTAGAGATAGATTTAAGAATGCTGAGCCTTTAGAGAATGTGAAAGGATGGGGATTACCAATCGGTTCCAAGAAAAGAAAGATATCAGGTGATCATTTTCTCCTTCTTGGTGATGCTGCTTCTGTGATAGATCCAGCCACAGGTGAAGGTATCGGAAATGCTATTCGTACCGGTCGTGTAGCAGCGGAGCTTTTGCCAGACCTAATCAAGAAAGACAAGACGCAGGCAGGGGACTTAAAAGCCTATGATGAAGAAGTGTATAGACGTATGTGGAGTGAATTGAAATGGAGCCGAACACTTCAAAAATTACTACATTATCCATGGCTTATCAATTTTGTCGTTCGAAAGTCTGCACGAAATGAATCAGTACGAAGACTCGTTTCCGGATCCCTTTCAGAAATGGACAAACGCAAGAATATCTACAATCCGCTTTTCTACTTAAGAATTCTTCTCAATTGA
- a CDS encoding tetratricopeptide repeat protein gives MKGVVLVLGMLSISISTYSQTSSSVLDSVEALMRVRQYDDALKLINQSELSQPSRKSAYLKGSIYQRLFQEEKAWISCSELLSLDSNWTPGLTLSAEVANATGRDTTALVLWQKLVRKYPESSRYHRQFASTSLRLGVLPLAIHHYEQAVRLNPFDISSLAQVVELYEGLQNWSVADSMVQRALEYQPARRELYLLGARIGYRSERFWTALPYLESADSLGTLSPTWNEIYGISLYRSGYVEESIPVLRRLHPNDAEEGPTYVLAMAYYRLEKFDSAAVYFEKAATLATSDELPVYYEFQGRSLQSAGYPELAVNAYKNSYYYDPSDPVFTYLIARAFDEAGNREQAEAYYKSYIEKETDQESDYYQFSVDRLTQWRRADFFKGE, from the coding sequence TTGAAAGGAGTAGTTCTAGTTCTCGGTATGTTGAGTATTTCGATCTCAACATATAGCCAAACCTCTTCAAGTGTCCTGGACTCTGTCGAGGCGTTAATGCGCGTTCGCCAATATGATGACGCTTTGAAGCTGATCAATCAAAGTGAACTGTCTCAGCCTTCTCGAAAATCGGCGTATTTAAAAGGAAGTATTTATCAGCGTTTATTTCAAGAAGAAAAGGCCTGGATTTCATGCTCAGAGTTGCTCTCATTGGACTCGAACTGGACTCCAGGGTTGACATTATCCGCGGAAGTAGCGAACGCTACAGGCCGGGATACTACAGCCCTAGTATTGTGGCAAAAACTAGTTCGAAAATACCCTGAGTCATCCAGATATCATCGCCAATTCGCTTCTACCTCTTTGCGCCTGGGAGTTTTGCCATTGGCCATTCATCATTATGAGCAAGCGGTTCGTTTGAATCCATTCGATATCTCTTCCTTAGCTCAAGTAGTTGAGCTATATGAAGGACTTCAGAACTGGTCTGTTGCAGATAGCATGGTGCAAAGGGCTTTGGAGTATCAGCCAGCCAGACGGGAGTTGTACTTGCTCGGTGCTCGTATTGGATATCGCTCAGAACGTTTTTGGACGGCTTTGCCTTACCTAGAATCGGCTGACTCCTTAGGTACTTTAAGCCCAACATGGAATGAAATCTATGGCATATCTCTTTACCGTTCAGGATATGTGGAGGAGAGTATACCTGTTCTCAGACGACTACATCCCAATGACGCTGAAGAAGGGCCTACCTATGTATTGGCAATGGCTTATTACAGACTCGAGAAGTTTGATTCGGCGGCAGTCTATTTTGAGAAGGCTGCGACTCTAGCCACATCGGATGAGCTTCCGGTCTACTATGAGTTTCAAGGAAGGAGTCTCCAGTCAGCGGGGTACCCAGAACTGGCTGTGAATGCATATAAGAATTCCTATTACTACGACCCCTCAGATCCCGTGTTTACCTATCTCATTGCACGAGCCTTCGATGAGGCTGGAAATAGAGAACAAGCTGAAGCCTACTACAAGAGCTACATTGAGAAAGAAACCGATCAAGAAAGTGATTACTACCAATTCTCGGTTGATCGTTTGACTCAATGGAGAAGGGCGGATTTCTTCAAAGGCGAATAA
- a CDS encoding TraB/GumN family protein codes for MKLKHRILLLLAVFSSTTFFGQLYAGPADGRLLPNRSEKGLFWKVEKEGMSEPIYLFGTYHLLNDGYLEKWPAVLKAYDQSSSILVETEIDSSQIPVALSIGMMTDQTLQVLLDSADYFLVDQEVQTTMHIPLSQLNQMKPMMVAMALTIAYNQAAFPELSDIPGIPMDVYFASEGHKRGKNVQGFESMIEQSHMVYDSVSISDQATDLVQLVLDKDEAVEVTEAIIEAYKSNDYSAIERMEKKDMDHWGSIDHLLEDRNDRWVKQIPQIVPNGGAFIAVGAMHLVGSRGLVEQLRSQGYSVQPIPVQ; via the coding sequence ATGAAACTGAAACACCGCATACTTCTTCTTTTAGCCGTCTTCTCCTCTACCACCTTTTTTGGACAACTATATGCAGGTCCTGCAGACGGCCGACTCTTGCCAAACAGGAGTGAAAAGGGACTATTCTGGAAGGTCGAAAAAGAGGGAATGTCCGAACCCATTTATTTATTCGGGACGTATCATTTACTCAACGACGGTTACCTAGAAAAGTGGCCAGCAGTTCTTAAAGCCTATGACCAATCGAGCTCCATTTTGGTCGAAACAGAAATCGATAGTTCCCAAATCCCGGTGGCTCTTAGTATCGGTATGATGACAGATCAGACTCTTCAAGTACTTCTGGATTCTGCCGACTATTTCTTAGTTGATCAAGAGGTTCAGACTACTATGCATATTCCCCTTTCACAGCTGAATCAAATGAAACCCATGATGGTCGCTATGGCCCTGACCATTGCTTACAATCAAGCAGCCTTTCCTGAATTGTCTGATATTCCGGGCATACCCATGGATGTTTATTTCGCATCAGAAGGCCATAAACGAGGGAAGAATGTTCAAGGTTTTGAATCTATGATAGAACAGAGTCATATGGTTTACGACAGTGTATCAATTTCAGATCAAGCTACTGATTTGGTCCAATTGGTATTAGATAAAGACGAAGCTGTAGAGGTTACCGAGGCCATTATTGAAGCTTATAAAAGCAATGACTATTCGGCTATAGAGCGAATGGAAAAAAAGGACATGGATCATTGGGGCTCCATTGACCACCTTCTAGAAGACCGAAACGACAGGTGGGTGAAGCAAATTCCCCAAATCGTTCCTAACGGGGGAGCTTTTATTGCTGTGGGCGCAATGCACCTCGTCGGTTCACGCGGACTGGTTGAGCAATTGAGGAGCCAAGGGTATAGCGTACAACCCATACCAGTTCAATGA
- a CDS encoding sigma-70 family RNA polymerase sigma factor: MKNRAEFELLISENRGIIFKVIRLYEEREEEVKDLYQEVLLQTWKSFHLYKGKSKFGTWLYRVTLNTVLTHRRKEDRRTLTRPFNESEEFTEEADRNERKEALWGAIRCLNELDRALISLHFDGYDYSEIGEVLGLQASNVGVRLHRIKKNLKKIMKP, encoded by the coding sequence ATGAAGAATAGGGCAGAGTTCGAGCTGTTAATTTCCGAGAATCGCGGAATCATTTTTAAGGTGATTCGACTCTACGAAGAGCGCGAGGAGGAAGTCAAAGATCTATATCAGGAAGTTTTACTTCAAACGTGGAAGTCCTTTCACTTGTACAAAGGTAAAAGCAAGTTCGGAACATGGCTGTATCGAGTCACCTTGAACACTGTTCTTACGCACCGTAGAAAGGAAGATCGGAGAACCTTGACCCGCCCTTTTAATGAGTCCGAGGAATTCACTGAAGAAGCTGATAGAAACGAAAGAAAAGAAGCGCTTTGGGGCGCAATTCGCTGCCTCAATGAGTTGGACAGAGCATTGATTTCTCTGCACTTTGACGGGTATGATTACAGTGAAATCGGTGAAGTATTGGGTTTACAAGCCTCTAATGTTGGTGTACGCCTCCACCGGATAAAAAAGAATCTTAAAAAGATCATGAAGCCATGA
- a CDS encoding TonB-dependent receptor, whose protein sequence is MKYLGLLFLSVFSIQLWGESIEGVVMDSEGPVVGAAVLLDGTTGTSTDAEGRFRFVDITDGRYTLEVRFIGYRTLKQEILVEQGAPDLILTIIPDRLGLSEITVTADRSEVERYESTVIVRAIDDRIFDQTASLSMAEGLAYSPGLRLENNCQNCGFTQLRMNGLEGAYSQILIDNRAVFSSLAGVYGLELIPTQMIERVEVLRGGGSAMYGGNAIAGTVNIITKEPVAPSFEVGLQQAFVNAESSDRALTFNGSVLSENYKKGLTFFGMYRTREGWDANGDDLTEIVALENLSAGFNAYVRPSDRSKIKWSGTLINEYRRGGGQLERPPHQANLAEELSHLIFNTQVSYEQYLPGDRSKIAVYGSLQHTERDSYYGSGGRILTPGDSLTQEDVLALNAYGHSSDIAAVAGAQWNWNDGEHWALTAGSEFQYNRVQDDQLGYERSLNQRVQTLGSYAQGDWTLNNRWSFSLGGRLDLVRIRAEYDWPSSTDVNNQSLPVFVPRATVKYTINESWKFRASYAQGYRAPQAFDEDLHIEIVGGEAVFNRLDPDLRPERSNSYNASLQWAPYREELQFNMVFEGFYTDLNDVFFTGNLQPLPTGGSVRLVRNGSGAVVYGGNIEFNGAFQSDWSWQSGITIQAARYDEDEVLWEPEMITDANADSVISTSNILRTPPVYGYGTVNFEGLSNWTFSLSGVFTGRMDVPHVIDPESGYTVVKRTESFIELNPKIRYHHDGPEHGFLEVYGGVFNLLNSYQEDFDTGVDRDAGYIYGPARPITFYAGIKVGLD, encoded by the coding sequence GTGAAGTATTTAGGTCTTTTGTTTTTATCCGTGTTCTCCATTCAGTTATGGGGGGAATCCATAGAAGGAGTGGTCATGGACTCAGAGGGTCCTGTTGTTGGAGCCGCGGTCCTTTTGGACGGTACAACCGGGACTTCTACGGATGCTGAGGGTCGTTTTCGATTTGTTGACATCACCGATGGACGATATACACTCGAGGTCCGGTTTATTGGATATCGAACGCTCAAGCAGGAAATTCTGGTGGAGCAGGGCGCCCCAGATTTGATTCTGACCATCATTCCAGATCGATTGGGGCTTTCCGAAATAACTGTTACAGCTGATCGGTCGGAAGTTGAGCGTTACGAATCTACCGTAATCGTTCGTGCTATTGACGATCGTATTTTTGATCAAACGGCTAGTCTGAGTATGGCAGAGGGTTTGGCCTATTCCCCTGGGTTGCGTCTAGAAAATAATTGTCAGAACTGCGGCTTCACACAACTGCGAATGAATGGCCTTGAGGGCGCCTATAGTCAGATCTTGATTGATAATAGGGCTGTATTCAGTTCACTTGCAGGAGTTTACGGTCTTGAGCTCATACCGACACAAATGATTGAGCGTGTTGAAGTACTGCGCGGTGGAGGATCAGCTATGTATGGAGGAAATGCCATCGCGGGGACGGTCAATATTATCACTAAAGAGCCAGTTGCCCCTTCCTTTGAAGTTGGGCTTCAGCAAGCCTTCGTAAATGCAGAATCTTCTGACCGCGCACTGACTTTTAACGGATCCGTGCTCAGCGAGAATTACAAAAAAGGCTTGACCTTTTTTGGTATGTACCGAACCAGAGAAGGATGGGACGCCAATGGAGATGATCTCACCGAAATTGTAGCCCTGGAGAACCTATCTGCTGGTTTTAATGCTTATGTCCGTCCTTCGGACCGATCCAAAATCAAGTGGTCTGGAACTTTGATTAATGAATATCGACGCGGCGGAGGACAACTAGAACGTCCGCCACATCAGGCCAACCTAGCCGAAGAGTTGAGCCACCTCATTTTTAATACGCAAGTGTCGTACGAACAGTACCTTCCTGGTGATCGCAGTAAAATAGCCGTATACGGTAGCCTGCAGCACACCGAAAGGGATAGCTACTACGGAAGTGGGGGTAGAATACTGACTCCGGGAGACAGCCTCACGCAAGAAGATGTTCTAGCCTTGAATGCTTACGGGCATAGCAGTGATATCGCAGCTGTTGCCGGTGCGCAATGGAATTGGAATGATGGTGAACATTGGGCGCTTACTGCGGGCTCTGAGTTTCAATACAATCGCGTTCAAGATGATCAATTGGGTTATGAGCGATCTTTAAATCAAAGGGTTCAAACCTTGGGGTCATATGCTCAAGGAGATTGGACGCTGAACAATCGCTGGTCCTTCTCTCTTGGGGGAAGATTGGACTTGGTTCGAATCCGTGCGGAGTACGATTGGCCGAGCAGCACAGATGTGAACAACCAAAGCCTTCCTGTATTTGTCCCTAGAGCGACGGTCAAGTACACCATCAATGAGTCTTGGAAATTCCGAGCTTCCTATGCTCAAGGCTATCGTGCTCCTCAAGCCTTTGATGAGGATTTACATATCGAGATAGTAGGAGGTGAGGCTGTATTTAACCGACTGGACCCTGATTTAAGACCTGAGCGTTCGAATTCGTACAACGCTTCACTTCAATGGGCGCCATATCGTGAGGAGCTTCAGTTCAACATGGTTTTTGAAGGGTTTTACACCGACCTCAATGACGTTTTCTTTACCGGCAATCTACAGCCTTTGCCAACGGGTGGTTCGGTTCGCCTAGTTAGAAATGGGAGTGGGGCCGTTGTCTACGGCGGAAATATTGAATTCAATGGGGCGTTCCAGTCGGATTGGAGTTGGCAAAGTGGAATAACCATTCAAGCCGCTCGGTACGATGAAGATGAAGTCCTATGGGAGCCGGAAATGATTACCGATGCGAATGCAGACAGTGTGATTTCCACATCCAATATTCTAAGAACTCCCCCCGTCTATGGGTACGGGACTGTCAATTTCGAAGGCTTGTCCAATTGGACTTTCTCCTTGTCCGGTGTATTCACTGGCCGGATGGATGTTCCTCACGTAATTGATCCTGAGTCCGGATATACGGTTGTAAAGCGCACGGAATCCTTTATAGAGCTCAACCCGAAGATTCGCTACCACCACGATGGGCCAGAGCACGGATTTCTTGAGGTATATGGTGGTGTGTTCAATCTTTTGAACAGCTACCAAGAAGATTTTGATACCGGAGTTGATCGGGATGCAGGGTACATTTACGGACCCGCTCGCCCGATCACCTTCTACGCCGGAATTAAAGTTGGCTTAGACTGA